The following are encoded together in the Parabacteroides chongii genome:
- a CDS encoding aminotransferase class I/II-fold pyridoxal phosphate-dependent enzyme has protein sequence MLFGHGDDFYNSQNEVKINFSSNVWHGANLDKLKEHLNEQFSKLTRYPEPDAASLKRLLARRYEIKEENVVVTNGSITAFYLIAQAWKGAKSTIAVPSFAEYEDACRLHEHELTFFSTSDDLSELSLEGQDFCWICNPNNPDGKLLHRTEILRLLAANRNTKFIIDQAYVAFTTEDMLKPSDVKNNPNLILIQSISKAYNIPGLRIGYLVASPEITAMVNKYIIPWSVNAIALEASKYILIHPAQFTLPIRKWQRETAELIYQLNKFDNLEVIPTSTTFFLVRLKKGTAAELKKYLWDNYGILIRDASNFRGLDETYIRLSTQTTAENQVLIDAIREWFSLL, from the coding sequence ATGCTATTCGGACACGGCGATGACTTTTATAATTCCCAGAACGAAGTAAAGATAAACTTCAGTTCTAACGTTTGGCACGGCGCTAACCTCGATAAACTCAAAGAACATCTCAATGAGCAGTTCAGTAAACTGACACGTTATCCGGAGCCGGATGCTGCATCACTGAAAAGACTGCTTGCCCGCCGGTATGAGATAAAAGAAGAAAACGTTGTAGTGACAAACGGCTCGATCACTGCATTCTATTTGATCGCCCAGGCATGGAAAGGTGCCAAATCCACCATCGCCGTCCCTTCTTTCGCGGAGTACGAAGATGCCTGCCGCCTGCACGAACACGAACTGACCTTTTTCTCGACCTCCGACGACCTATCGGAGCTTTCTTTGGAAGGACAGGATTTCTGCTGGATCTGTAATCCGAATAACCCGGATGGAAAACTGCTTCATCGTACAGAGATACTCAGACTGCTTGCAGCCAATCGCAATACGAAGTTTATCATCGACCAGGCTTATGTTGCCTTTACTACCGAAGATATGTTGAAACCTTCGGACGTAAAGAACAATCCGAACCTGATCCTGATCCAGTCTATATCGAAAGCATACAACATTCCGGGGTTACGTATCGGTTACCTGGTTGCTTCACCGGAAATAACGGCTATGGTAAACAAATATATTATCCCCTGGTCGGTTAATGCCATTGCGCTCGAAGCAAGTAAATATATTCTGATCCATCCGGCACAATTCACTTTGCCTATCCGCAAATGGCAACGCGAAACAGCCGAACTGATCTACCAGTTGAATAAGTTCGACAACCTGGAAGTAATACCGACTTCTACAACATTCTTCCTCGTCCGTTTGAAAAAAGGGACGGCCGCTGAATTAAAGAAATATCTGTGGGACAATTACGGTATCCTGATCCGCGATGCATCTAACTTCCGTGGTCTGGATGAAACATATATCCGCCTGTCCACCCAGACAACAGCAGAGAATCAAGTTCTGATCGATGCGATCCGTGAATGGTTCTCCCTACTGTAA